In Comamonas koreensis, the genomic stretch GCGAGCGGCTGACCAGCTCGGTGATGCGCTCGCGGTTGGGCTCGATGCCCACGGCGCAGTGGTCGTTGAAGCTCACCATGCCATCGGCCAGCAGGCGCACGCTTTGCAGGAAGTTGTGCGCCACCATGGGGCGGAACACGTTGAGCTCAAAGTTGCCCGAGGCACCGCCCACGTTGATCGCCGCGTCATTGCCAAACACCTGGGCGCAGAGCATGGTCATCGCTTCGCACTGCGTGGGGTTGACCTTGCCCGGCATGATCGACGAGCCCGGCTCGTTCTCGGGGATGGAGATCTCGCCCAGGCCGCTGCGCGGGCCCGATGCCAGCCAGCGCACATCGTTGGCGATCTTCATCAGGCTGGCGGCCAGCGTCTTGAGGGCGCCATGGCCAAACACCAGCGCGTCGCAGGAACCCAGCGATTCGAACTTGTTGGGCGAGGTGATGAAGGGGTAGCCGGTCAGCTTGGCCAGCTCTTGGGCCACACCCTCGGCATAGCCCTTGGGGGCGTTGAGGCCCGTGCCCACAGCCGTGCCGCCCAGCGCCAGTTCATACAAATGGGGCAGCGCCGACTTGATGTGCTTGGCGCCGTGTTCGAGCTGGGCCACCCAGCCGGAGATCTCCTGGCCCAGGGTCAGCGGCGTCGCATCCTGCAAATGGGTGCGGCCGATCTTGACGATGTCGTTGAAGGCCTCGCTCTTGGCCTGCAGGGTGCGGCGCAGCTTTTCCAGCGCGGGCAGCAGCTTGCGCTCGATGGCGGTGACGGCGGCCACATGCATGGCGGTGGGGTAGACGTCGTTGCTGGACTGGCTTTTGTTCACCTCGTCATTGGGGTGCACCAGGCGCGACTCACCGCGCTCGCCGCCCAGCAGCTCGCTGGCGCGGTTGGCCAGCACTTCGTTGACGTTCATATTGGTCTGCGTGCCCGAGCCGGTCTGCCAGACCACCAGCGGGAACTCATCGGGGTGCTGGCCGGCAATCACCTCGTCGGCCGCCGCATTGATGGCCTTGGCCTTCTTCTCGTCGAGCAGGCCCAGCGCGTCGTTGACGGTGGCACTGGCCTTTTTCACCTGCGCCAGCGCGTGGATGATCTCGCCGGGCTGCTTCTCGCCGCTGATGTCAAAGTTCTGCAGCGAGCGCTGCGTCTGGGCACCCCAGAGTTTGTCGGCCGGCACGTCGATCAGGCCGAAGGTGTCTTTTTCCTGGCGGGTAGCTGTCATGTCTGGATCACTCCTTGTATCTCAACAATTGCAACGCGGCTCGTCTGGCTGGTAAGCATGTGGCTGGTGGGCCGCAGGATTCGTAAATAGGATGCCGCCCGCTTTGCGGCAAAGCGGGCGCAGCATCGCATCCTAACGCAGGCAATGACAGCCGTTCTCATCTGCATCAAGCAGCCATACTGGGCGCATGCTCTTGCACCATCTCGACACCTGAGTCTTCTAGAAGACTTATCGGGCATTTGCCACCACCGGCCTGGCGAAAGGCCGATAATTGCCCCCGTGATACCGAGCGCCAACGGCACCATAGCCTTGCGCAATCCAAAACCCACCCCACAAGCACGATGACCACCTCCATCCGTCAGCAGGACCTGATCGACTCGATCGCGGGCGCCCTGCAGTACATCAGCTACTACCACACACCGGATTTCATCCAGCACCTGGCACGGGCCTATGAGCGCGAGCAAAGCCCGGCGGCCAAGGATGCGATGGCCCAGATCCTGACCAACTCCAAGATGAGCGCCACCGGCCAGCGCCCCATCTGCCAGGACACCGGCATCGTCAACGTGTTCCTGAAGGTGGGCATGGACGTGAAGTGGGAAGACTTCACGATGGGCCTGGAAGACGCGATCAACGAAGGCGTGCGCCGGGGCTACAACCACCCCGACAACACCTTGCGCGCCTCCGTGGTGGCCGATCCCCAGTTCGCCCGCAAGAACACCAAGGACAACACGCCTGCCGTCATCAATGTGCAGATCGTGCCGGGCGACAAGCTGGATGTGACCGTGGCGGCCAAGGGCGGCGGCTCGGAGAACAAGTCCAAGATGATCATGATGAACCCCAGCGACAGCATTGTGGACTGGGTGCTCAAGACCGTGCCGACCATGGGCGCGGGCTGGTGCCCACCGGGCATGCTGGGCATCGGCATTGGCGGCACCGCTGAAAAGGCCGTGCTGCTGGCCAAGGAAAGCCTGATGGAAGACCTCGACATGTACGAGCTGCAGCAAAAAGCTGCCAGCGGTGCCGAGCTCGACCAGGTGGAAAAGCTGCGTCTGGAGCTGTTCGAGAAGGTCAATGCCCTCGGTATTGGCGCCCAGGGCCTGGGCGGCCTCACCACCGTGCTGGACGTCAAGATCAACATGTACCCCACGCACGCGGCCTCCAAGCCCGTGGCGATGATCCCCAACTGCGCCGCCACCCGCCACGCCCATTTCGTGATGGACGGCTCCGGCCCCGTATACCTCGATCCCCCATCGCTGGACACCTGGCCCAAGATCGACTGGGCGCCAGACTACAACAAGTCCAAGCGCGTGGACCTGAACACGCTGACCAAGGAAGAAGTGGCCAGCTGGAAGCCGGGCGACACCCTCTTGCTCAACGGCAAGATGCTGACCGGCCGCGACGCTGCGCACAAGCGCATCCAGGACATGCTGGCCAAGGGCGAGCCACTGCCCGTCGACTTCAGCAACCGCGTGATCTACTACGTGGGCCCGGTGGACCCGGTGCGTGACGAAGTTGTCGGCCCCGCCGGCCCGACCACCGCCACCCGCATGGACAAGTTCACCGACATGATGCTGTCGCAGACCGGCCTGATCGCGATGATCGGCAAGTCCGAGCGTGGCCCGGTCGCCATCGAAGCGATCAAGAACCACAAGTCGGCCTACCTGATGGCCGTGGGCGGCGCCGCTTATCTGGTCTCCAAGGCCATCAAGCAGGCCAAGGTGGTCGGTTTTGCCGATCTGGGCATGGAAGCGATCTATGAATTCGACGTGGTCGACATGCCCGTGACCGTGGCCGTGGATGCCGGCGGCACCAGCGCCCATATCACCGGCCCGGCGATCTGGAAGGAAAAGATCGCCACCGGTGAATTCAAGGGCATTGAAGTGGCAGGCGCCTGATCGCCCGGCACCGCTCCCCAGAACCGCCTTCGGGCGGTTTTTTGCTGCCCGCTCCCCGCATTCCCAGCCGGTGGGAGCAGTGCCGACATCCTGACCGCCTCGGCCAGGCCCCCAAACCGCCCACTTTACCCATCGCGGCCTTCAAACAATCCTATGGCGGCGCCCCGAGTACGGCGCATGCTGTATGGTGGAGGCTGCACACCGATAAGGAACAAAAAACATGGCCAAGCCGAATTACCAGTATGAAAAGCGCCAGCGTGAGCTGGAAAAGAAGAAGAAAAAGGAAGAAAAAGCCCTGCGCAAGGCCAGCGGGCATGCCTCGGACACACCTGATGGCGCTGATGGCGACGCCCCCGAGCAGGAGCCAGCGACCGGCGCGGACAGCAGCGGCGCGCCTGCGCAAGACAAGCCGGCCGACTGAGCGCCGCGCCCTTGGGCGCAACAAAATGGGCCGCCAGCATTGCTGCTGCGGCCCTTTTGCTTATGGGAAAAGGCGCTAGCCGCCCAGCGCCGGCAAGGTGTTGAACAGCAGCACCATCAACAGGCCCACAAACGAGACGATGGACTGCACCACGGTGATCGTGCGCGTTGCCTCCCCCATGGTCATGCCAAAGGATTCCTTGACCATCCAGAAACCGGCATGGTTGGCATAGTTGAAGAACAGCGAGCCGCAGCCAATCGACAGCGCCAGCAAAGGCAGGTTCAGGCTGGGGTCGGCAGCGGCGAGCGGCGCGAGCAAACCGGCCGCACCCACGATGCCCACGGTGGCCGAGCCGGTCGAGACCGACAGCAGCATCGCAATGAGCCAGCCCAGCACCAGCGGCGGAAATGCAAACTGGTGCGTCAGGTGCACGATGGCGTCGCCCACCTTGGCGCTGGTCAGCACCTGCTGGAAAGCGCCGCCGCCAGCAATGATCATGATGATGCCGGCAATCGGCTTGAGGCTGGCGCCCAGGGTGTCACGCAGCTTTTCGGCATCGCCGCCGCGCAGGTAGACCAGGGTGAAGGCGGCAAACAGCACGCCCAGCAGCATTGCAATCAGCGGGTTGCCCAGAAAGCTGGCCACCTGCAGCAGGGCCGAGCCCTTGGGCAAGGCCATCTCGGCCAGCGCATGGGCGAGCATCAGCAGCGCAGGCAGCAGGGCAGACAGCACGCCCATCGCGATGCCCGGCTGGTCCTTGCCGCTGTCGGGCTTCGCTTCGGTGAACTGGTCGAGCAGCGCCTGCTCAGGCCGGGTCGTCATGCGCGGGGTGATGAAGGCGCCGTACAGCGGCCCGCCCAGCACCATCGCGGGCAAGGCGGCCAAAAAGCCGTAGAGCATCGTCGGGCCGACCGTGGTCTTCAAGGTGGCAATCGCGGTCAGCGGGCCAGGATGGGGCGGCACCATGCCGTGCATCGAGGCGAGTGCCGCAATCACCGGCACGCCCACATAGACATAGGCCGAGCCCTTGAAGTTTTCGCGGCTCTCGAGCTTGCGCGCCACGCTGAAGATCAGCGGCAGCATCACCACCAGGCCCACCTCGAAGAACATCGGGATGCCGATGATGAAGGCCACCAGGGTCATCGCCCAGGGGATCATGCGGTCCGAGGTGTGGCGCAGAATGGCGCTGGCCAGGCGCTCGGTGGTGCCCGAGTCGGCCAGGATCTTGCCGAGCATCGCGCCCAAGGCAATCACCACGCCGACCGCGCCCAGGGTCTTGCCCGCGCCGTTGGTGATGTTCTTGGCAATGTCGCCCGGCGCCATGCCGGTGGCAAAGCCCACACCGATACAGACGATCAGCAAGGCCAGCAAGGGGTGCATGCGGATGCGCGAAACAATCAGCGCCACCAGCACCAGCACGCTCACCAAGGCGGTCAGCAGCAATTGGATATCGAAATTTGACATGCGAGAAGATGTGGATTTGTGACACGCATCCCCAGCCACCCACCGCAAAGAGGGGCTTGGGCATGCCCCAACCCTCCCATCCTACGCCGATCAGCCACCCCAGGCTGTAGTCGGATTTCGGCGGGCGGGGCGGCCGCCCCGCTCCCTGCCACCCGCCATCAAGGCGCGGTAGAGGCGCCGGATTCAAACCAGCGCTTGACCAGATCGCGCTCGTCGGCACTCAACCCCTCGGGGTTGCCAAAGGGCATCTTGCGCAGCACCACCACCTGCTGGTAGATCTGCTGGGTGTGCTGGGCCACCTCGCCGGGGCTGTCGAGCTTCACATTCTTTTGCGCCAGGCCCGTGGCGCTGTGGCACAGCACGCAGTGCTGGGCAAACACCTTGGCCACCTCACCATAGGGCACGGCGCCAGCTGCGGGCTGGCTCGCAGGGGCCGATGCGGGCGCAGCGGCTGCTGCGGGCTTGGGGCCGGGGCGCAGCCAGGCGATCACGCCCAGAATCACCAGCACCCCGATCAGCGCATAAGGCCAGGGGTGCTTGTTGCGGCCGAGCTTGTGGCCGTGGCGCAGCACAAAGAACTGGCGAATGGCCGCGCCGGCAAACATCATGCCGATGAGCACCAGCCAGTTGTACTTCTGGTTGTAGAGCCAGCCGTAGTGGTTGGACAGCATCGCAAACAGCACCGGCAACGTGAAATAGGAGTTGTGCACACTGCGCTGCTTGCCGCGCTTGCCGTAGATGGGGTCGACCGGGTCGCCATTCTTGAGCGCCCGCACCACGGTGCGCTGGCCCGGGATGATCCAGAAGAACACGTTCGCGCTCATCGAGGTGGCCAGCATCGCGCCCATCAGCAAGAAGGCTGCCTGGCCCGGGAAGATATGGCAGGCGAGATACGCGGCAATGCAGACCAGCACCAGCACCATGGCGCCCACAATCGCATCGCCATGCTTTTTGAAACCAAACACGCGGCAGATGCCGTCATAGAGCAGCCAGAACACCGCCAGAAAGCTCAGCGCCGTGAACACCGCCAGCGGCGCGCTCATCGCATTGGGGTCGGCCGGGTTGACCAGGTAGATATTGGCGTTCCAGAGGTAGGACACCGTCAGGAGCGCAAAGCCCGACAGCCAGGTGGTGTAGCTCTCCCAGTAGAACCAGTGCAGGTGGTCGGGCAGCTTGGGCGGCGAGACATTGAACTTGACAGGGTGGTAGAAGCCGCCGCCATGCACGGCCCAGAGCTCGCCGCTGACGCCCTGCTTTTTCAGGTCTTCGTCTTCGGGCGGGGTCAGGCTGCTGTCGAGAAACACAAAATAGAACGACGAACCGACCCAGGCAATGGCTGTGATCACATGCAGCCAGCGCAACAACAGGTTCGCCCAATCGAGGATATAGCCTTCCATTGCTCTCATCCTTGGCAGCGTGGGGTCTGCCAGTGCGAGGGAGGGGTGATGCCCGCTCTCCTCATCAAGCAGCCAGCGTGGAGGCACCGGCCACTTGTTGAACCTGCTCACCACGGCGGGCGATCTGAGCAGCAGACAGGCCGCAATCCACAGCCATCATCGGGATGACCGGGGCACCGCTGCGACCTTTTGTAGACTCAAAGTGTATGCAATTTCTGCCACCCAAAGGTCGGCAAAAAGCTGCACAGCCCCTAGATAAAACCCTGATGCAACGCAGCAAACCCGCTGCAGGTGGCCTCTACACCGCATGCATGGCTCCTGCCCGGGGGGCAAGCCACATCAGGCATGCTGCGTTCGCTGCAGATGCTGCAAAAGCTGCGCGGCCACCGCAATGGCAATCACCTCCGGCGCCTTGCCCTGGATGCCCGGCAGCCCGATCGGGCAGGTGATGCGGGCAAACTCCGCATCGGCAAAACCCCGCTCGGTCAGCCGGTGCGCAAAGCTGGCGCGCTTGGTAGCACTGCCAATGAGCCCGATCAGGTCCAGATCGCCGCTGTTGCGCTGGCGCTGCAGGCAGGCCTGGGTGATCTGCAGGTCCTGCTGGTGGTCGTGGGTGAGGATGAACACACTGCTGCGCGGCGCCAGGTCAGCTACCGCGCGCTCGATGGGGTCGGAGTACTCAGTCTGCACATGGGCCGGCAACGCGGGCGGAAACAGCGCCTCGCGGCTGTCCACCCAGGTGATGGCAAGCGGCAGGTTGCTCAGCACCTGCACCAGCGCTGCGCCCACATGGCCCGCGCCAAACACCGCCACGGGGCTGCACTCAGGCGCCAGCTGCTGCGCCAGCGGTTCGCGGTCAGCCTGTCCAATCCGCTGAAAACGCAGATGCACCACACCGCCGCAGCATTGGCCCAGGCGCGGGCCCAGCGCAAAGCGCTCGCTCTGCGGGGCGCCGCCGCTGGCCAGCAGATTGCGGGCCTTGTTGGCGGCCTGCCACTCCAGGTGGCCACCGCCAATCGTGCCCAGTTGGTCCTGCGCAAACACGGCCATCCAGGCGCCGGCATCGCGCGGAGCCGACCCCTGGGTCGACGCCACTTGTACCAGACAGGCCTCCTGCGTCGCCAGGCGCGCCAATAATTGCTGCAGAACGGGCATGCCTTGTTCCATGATGAAGATCGGCCTGCCATACTGCAGGTCCGCTATAGACGGATTTGTACCATGAGCGATCGACCCTCCACCTCCCTGCTGTCACGACTTTGGCATACGCTTTTTCGTATACCGCACCCGTCGCGAACACCTGCACAGGCAAGGGGCAGCGCCAAGCCGCCCCATGCCGCCGAGCAGGAGGACGACCAGGACAGTTATCTCTCGGTGCTGACCCAGTTGCCCGGCGCGCGCATGCCCCAATGGTCCCCGCAAGCCGATGGGCAGGACTCCGTCCTCAACCCGGTCGCCGACGAGGCCTACCGCAAGCAGTGTGCCCAGCACCTGTATGAACGCTACGCCGATCGCATCTACCCTGGCATGCTGCCGCCCATGCTCTATGCCATTGGCGTGCTGGAGCTCTTGCTCGACGAAGACGGCCATATCCAGGACATGAACTGGATGCGCGAGCCCGCGCAGGCCCAGGAGGTGCCGCCACTGATTGAGGCGCTGGTGCAAGCCGCTGCGCCCTTTCCCGCCCCCCAGCATTTGCGCCACGGCGAGGTCATGGTCTCCTACACCGAGACCTGGCTCTGGGATGCCTCGGGCAAGTTCCAGCTGCATACCTTGAGCGAAGGCCAGCAATAAAGGCTGGCATAGGACAGGTGCGACAAGCGCAAAAAAAACCGGCCTGCTGGCCGGTTTGTGCTTTGCAGGCGCGGTGGGCGCTGCTTTATTCCTTGATCTTGGTGATCTTGGCGCCTTGCAGCGACACGCCCGCTTCCAGGCCGGCATTGTTCAGCACAAAGCTGGTCACCGGGGCCTGGGCCGAGGTGGTGTCGATGCTGCCATTGGCGCCTACGCGGCCTGCGGCCACGGTGGCATCTGCACCCACGGACCAGCCATTGCTGTCGCGGAACTTCGCCAGCGCTTCAGGCGTGTTGAACACATAGATGACGGCCTTGGACTGGCCACCGGCCTGCCAGCCGATCGACGCGCCCGTGGTGCTGTAGTAGCTGTCGCTGCGGCTGCCCACGCGCAGCACGCCGCGGCCGTGCTCCACGCCCACCACAAAGCTGCCGCCAATCACTGATGGGAACACCAGCACGCCCTTGGAGCGTGCGACCAGGTCCTTGGAGCCAGGAGCGGTCTGGTACAGGCGCTCGAGCGCGGCGTTGGCGCGGGCGTCTACCGACGTCTCATCGGCACGAGGCGCATTGCTGGTTTCAGGCTTGGTGACCGTGCAGGCCGCCATCGACAGAGCGCCGGCAACCACTGCAGCGGCGACACCCAGGGTGCGCATAGAAAAACGTTGCATACCTACTCCTATGAAATTTGCTGTTATATCGATCAGGTTGGCACCGCTGTGAATCCTGCGGTGCGCCTAGGAGCAAATAGTAGCCATCCCCGATGACGCTGGAAGGCCGCAGCCGCAACTTGCGGCTTCGGCCTACAGTTTTGGCGATGCGCGTTTGAGACAGGTCAAGGGCAGCCGCCTACCCCAATGCCCCACCCGCCCTCGCCCCGCCTCAAGACCCCCGGTACGTCGAATAGCTCCAGGGGCTGACCAGCAGCGGCACGTGGTAGTGCTGGTCCGCATGGGCCACGCCAAAGTCCAGGTTCACCTGGTTCAAAAAGTTGGGGCTGGGCAGCTCCACGCCTTTGGCGGCAAAGTAGGCCGCCACTTCAAAGCTCAGGCGGTAGGTGCCGGGGCGCAGCGTCGCATTGTCAAACAACGGGGTCTGGGTGCGGCCGTCGTGGTTCAGGGTTTCGCGGCGGATGAGGCGCGCTTCGCCGCCATCGGTGGCGTACAGCGCAATGTCCATGCCCGCAGCGGGGCAGCCGTGCATCGTATCGAGAACGTGGGTGCTCAGGCCCATAGGTAAATCTCCTGATGATTCTGGGTAAGATCGGACTGGTGATGTGCACTAAAAGTGTATACACTTTTTGTCATTCGGCCTACTATCCTGACATGGAATCCACCTCAACGTCCACCATTGCCCAAGCCCTGACCCGTGCCATCGTCGAGCACCGGTTGCTGCCGGGCACCAAGCTGGCCGAGCAAAAACTCGCGGACCACTTTGGCGTGTCGCGCACCCTAGTGCGCCAGGCGCTGTTCCAGCTGTCGCA encodes the following:
- the fumC gene encoding class II fumarate hydratase, whose protein sequence is MTATRQEKDTFGLIDVPADKLWGAQTQRSLQNFDISGEKQPGEIIHALAQVKKASATVNDALGLLDEKKAKAINAAADEVIAGQHPDEFPLVVWQTGSGTQTNMNVNEVLANRASELLGGERGESRLVHPNDEVNKSQSSNDVYPTAMHVAAVTAIERKLLPALEKLRRTLQAKSEAFNDIVKIGRTHLQDATPLTLGQEISGWVAQLEHGAKHIKSALPHLYELALGGTAVGTGLNAPKGYAEGVAQELAKLTGYPFITSPNKFESLGSCDALVFGHGALKTLAASLMKIANDVRWLASGPRSGLGEISIPENEPGSSIMPGKVNPTQCEAMTMLCAQVFGNDAAINVGGASGNFELNVFRPMVAHNFLQSVRLLADGMVSFNDHCAVGIEPNRERITELVSRSLMLVTALNTHIGYDKAAYIAKKAHKEGSSLRDAAVASGHVTAEQFDQWVVPEHMVGNL
- a CDS encoding fumarate hydratase; the encoded protein is MTTSIRQQDLIDSIAGALQYISYYHTPDFIQHLARAYEREQSPAAKDAMAQILTNSKMSATGQRPICQDTGIVNVFLKVGMDVKWEDFTMGLEDAINEGVRRGYNHPDNTLRASVVADPQFARKNTKDNTPAVINVQIVPGDKLDVTVAAKGGGSENKSKMIMMNPSDSIVDWVLKTVPTMGAGWCPPGMLGIGIGGTAEKAVLLAKESLMEDLDMYELQQKAASGAELDQVEKLRLELFEKVNALGIGAQGLGGLTTVLDVKINMYPTHAASKPVAMIPNCAATRHAHFVMDGSGPVYLDPPSLDTWPKIDWAPDYNKSKRVDLNTLTKEEVASWKPGDTLLLNGKMLTGRDAAHKRIQDMLAKGEPLPVDFSNRVIYYVGPVDPVRDEVVGPAGPTTATRMDKFTDMMLSQTGLIAMIGKSERGPVAIEAIKNHKSAYLMAVGGAAYLVSKAIKQAKVVGFADLGMEAIYEFDVVDMPVTVAVDAGGTSAHITGPAIWKEKIATGEFKGIEVAGA
- a CDS encoding GntP family permease, which gives rise to MSNFDIQLLLTALVSVLVLVALIVSRIRMHPLLALLIVCIGVGFATGMAPGDIAKNITNGAGKTLGAVGVVIALGAMLGKILADSGTTERLASAILRHTSDRMIPWAMTLVAFIIGIPMFFEVGLVVMLPLIFSVARKLESRENFKGSAYVYVGVPVIAALASMHGMVPPHPGPLTAIATLKTTVGPTMLYGFLAALPAMVLGGPLYGAFITPRMTTRPEQALLDQFTEAKPDSGKDQPGIAMGVLSALLPALLMLAHALAEMALPKGSALLQVASFLGNPLIAMLLGVLFAAFTLVYLRGGDAEKLRDTLGASLKPIAGIIMIIAGGGAFQQVLTSAKVGDAIVHLTHQFAFPPLVLGWLIAMLLSVSTGSATVGIVGAAGLLAPLAAADPSLNLPLLALSIGCGSLFFNYANHAGFWMVKESFGMTMGEATRTITVVQSIVSFVGLLMVLLFNTLPALGG
- a CDS encoding urate hydroxylase PuuD; translation: MEGYILDWANLLLRWLHVITAIAWVGSSFYFVFLDSSLTPPEDEDLKKQGVSGELWAVHGGGFYHPVKFNVSPPKLPDHLHWFYWESYTTWLSGFALLTVSYLWNANIYLVNPADPNAMSAPLAVFTALSFLAVFWLLYDGICRVFGFKKHGDAIVGAMVLVLVCIAAYLACHIFPGQAAFLLMGAMLATSMSANVFFWIIPGQRTVVRALKNGDPVDPIYGKRGKQRSVHNSYFTLPVLFAMLSNHYGWLYNQKYNWLVLIGMMFAGAAIRQFFVLRHGHKLGRNKHPWPYALIGVLVILGVIAWLRPGPKPAAAAAPASAPASQPAAGAVPYGEVAKVFAQHCVLCHSATGLAQKNVKLDSPGEVAQHTQQIYQQVVVLRKMPFGNPEGLSADERDLVKRWFESGASTAP
- the xdhC gene encoding xanthine dehydrogenase accessory protein XdhC, whose amino-acid sequence is MPVLQQLLARLATQEACLVQVASTQGSAPRDAGAWMAVFAQDQLGTIGGGHLEWQAANKARNLLASGGAPQSERFALGPRLGQCCGGVVHLRFQRIGQADREPLAQQLAPECSPVAVFGAGHVGAALVQVLSNLPLAITWVDSREALFPPALPAHVQTEYSDPIERAVADLAPRSSVFILTHDHQQDLQITQACLQRQRNSGDLDLIGLIGSATKRASFAHRLTERGFADAEFARITCPIGLPGIQGKAPEVIAIAVAAQLLQHLQRTQHA
- a CDS encoding YSC84-related protein, giving the protein MQRFSMRTLGVAAAVVAGALSMAACTVTKPETSNAPRADETSVDARANAALERLYQTAPGSKDLVARSKGVLVFPSVIGGSFVVGVEHGRGVLRVGSRSDSYYSTTGASIGWQAGGQSKAVIYVFNTPEALAKFRDSNGWSVGADATVAAGRVGANGSIDTTSAQAPVTSFVLNNAGLEAGVSLQGAKITKIKE
- the uraH gene encoding hydroxyisourate hydrolase codes for the protein MGLSTHVLDTMHGCPAAGMDIALYATDGGEARLIRRETLNHDGRTQTPLFDNATLRPGTYRLSFEVAAYFAAKGVELPSPNFLNQVNLDFGVAHADQHYHVPLLVSPWSYSTYRGS